The following are encoded in a window of Flavobacteriales bacterium genomic DNA:
- a CDS encoding glycosyltransferase family 39 protein has product MTAPRLQWIFLAASALLFLPGLGAVHLFDWDEINFAEIAREMLVTGDWLRPRIGLEAFHEKPPLFMWMQALAMKVFGVGEFAARLPNAFCGLVTLWLLMRIGEQVRGRLFGMLWALAYVGSILPHLYFRSGIIDPWFNLFIFLGLQAIITLVQRDPSRAPGTLNARTDRYAWLAGIFLGLAVLTKGPVGVLIPGLVMGLYWMWGRFRPYLRWRRIGIIALATLLAIATWGMVDLLRHGPEFMVAFFQRQVAMLTTEDAGHGGFFGYHVVVLLLGCFPASVFAVQELLKPARPAGGPTRGNDPAANDHRRWMVILFWVVLILFSIVKTKIVHYSSLCYFPLTYLAAIQLERIWKKREAFGWSRFLLGGLGTLIAIMVIALPFAGMKIEALKPLFAQDPFAQANLEADVRWTGLEAMAGALLLAALLAGHFLHGRARYREAVLVVFGGGALFVTTTLFFFINRIEAYSQRAAVEFFQSKAGERCWLTTKNYKSYVPEFYGRIAEPRPQQEILFHGPIDRPVYLSCKITAVEEVEALGTFTELYRKNGFVFWVREP; this is encoded by the coding sequence ATGACCGCCCCACGCCTCCAGTGGATCTTCCTGGCCGCATCGGCCCTGCTCTTCCTACCCGGCCTGGGCGCGGTGCATCTGTTCGACTGGGACGAGATCAACTTCGCGGAGATCGCCCGGGAGATGCTGGTGACGGGCGACTGGCTCCGACCCAGGATCGGGCTCGAAGCCTTCCACGAGAAGCCGCCGTTGTTCATGTGGATGCAGGCCCTCGCCATGAAGGTCTTCGGCGTGGGCGAGTTCGCGGCGCGGCTGCCCAATGCCTTTTGCGGGCTGGTGACACTCTGGCTGCTGATGCGCATCGGCGAGCAGGTGCGCGGCCGGCTCTTCGGCATGCTGTGGGCGCTGGCCTATGTGGGGTCCATCCTGCCCCACCTCTATTTCCGCAGCGGCATCATCGATCCGTGGTTCAACCTCTTCATCTTTCTGGGGCTGCAAGCCATCATCACGCTGGTGCAGCGGGATCCTTCACGCGCTCCGGGCACCCTCAATGCCCGCACCGACAGGTACGCCTGGCTGGCGGGCATCTTCCTGGGGCTGGCCGTGCTCACCAAGGGGCCTGTGGGCGTACTCATCCCCGGGCTGGTCATGGGACTGTACTGGATGTGGGGACGTTTCAGGCCCTACCTGCGCTGGCGACGCATCGGCATCATCGCGTTGGCCACCCTGCTGGCGATCGCGACCTGGGGCATGGTGGACCTGCTGCGCCATGGCCCCGAGTTCATGGTGGCCTTTTTCCAACGGCAGGTGGCCATGCTCACCACCGAGGATGCGGGCCATGGCGGCTTCTTCGGCTATCACGTCGTAGTGCTGTTGCTGGGCTGTTTCCCGGCCTCGGTCTTCGCCGTCCAGGAACTGCTCAAACCTGCCCGTCCGGCAGGCGGGCCCACGCGCGGCAACGATCCCGCTGCGAACGACCACCGCCGCTGGATGGTGATCCTCTTCTGGGTGGTACTCATCCTCTTCAGTATCGTCAAGACCAAGATCGTCCACTACAGCAGCCTGTGCTACTTCCCGCTCACCTACCTGGCGGCCATCCAATTGGAGCGCATCTGGAAGAAACGCGAAGCATTCGGTTGGAGCCGTTTCCTGCTGGGTGGGCTGGGCACCCTCATCGCGATCATGGTGATCGCATTGCCTTTCGCGGGGATGAAGATCGAAGCGTTGAAGCCGCTCTTCGCGCAGGATCCCTTCGCGCAGGCCAATCTGGAAGCCGATGTGCGCTGGACCGGACTGGAAGCCATGGCCGGTGCGCTGCTTCTGGCGGCTCTGCTCGCAGGGCATTTCCTGCATGGCCGTGCTCGCTACCGCGAAGCCGTCCTGGTGGTCTTTGGTGGTGGCGCGCTGTTCGTCACCACCACGCTCTTCTTCTTCATCAACCGGATAGAGGCCTATTCGCAACGCGCGGCGGTGGAGTTCTTCCAAAGCAAGGCCGGCGAGCGGTGCTGGTTGACCACGAAGAACTACAAAAGCTACGTGCCCGAGTTCTACGGCCGCATCGCCGAGCCACGCCCGCAGCAGGAGATACTCTTCCACGGCCCCATCGACCGGCCGGTGTACCTGAGCTGCAAGATCACCGCTGTGGAGGAAGTGGAAGCGCTGGGCACCTTCACCGAATTGTATCGGAAGAACGGCTTCGTGTTCTGGGTGCGGGAGCCCTAA
- a CDS encoding glycosyltransferase family 2 protein: MYQGRKVIVVLPAYRAARTLKQTYDEIPFDLVDEVVLVDDKSPDDTVAVARELGIRHIVEHRVNRGYGGNQKSCYDKALELGGDIIVMLHPDYQYTPKLLVSMIALIGNDVYPVVFGSRILGKGALKGGMPMYKYIANRLLTLTQNILMGQKLSEYHTGYRAYSGEVLRGVEYNKLSDDFVFDNEIVAQICWQGHEIAEITCPTKYFEEASSINFSRSVTYGLGVLRVSGRYFLARMGLLKWGILGARK; encoded by the coding sequence ATGTACCAAGGCAGGAAGGTGATCGTGGTGCTGCCCGCCTACCGGGCCGCCCGCACATTGAAACAGACCTATGACGAGATCCCCTTCGACCTGGTGGACGAAGTGGTGCTGGTGGACGACAAGAGCCCCGACGACACGGTGGCCGTGGCCCGCGAACTGGGCATCCGCCACATCGTGGAGCACCGGGTGAACCGCGGCTACGGGGGCAACCAGAAGAGCTGCTACGACAAGGCGCTGGAACTGGGCGGCGACATCATCGTGATGCTGCACCCGGACTACCAGTACACCCCCAAGCTGCTGGTGAGCATGATCGCGCTCATCGGCAATGATGTGTACCCGGTGGTCTTCGGATCACGGATCCTGGGCAAGGGCGCACTCAAGGGCGGCATGCCCATGTACAAGTACATCGCCAACCGGCTGCTCACGCTCACGCAGAACATACTCATGGGCCAGAAGCTGAGCGAATACCACACCGGCTACCGGGCCTACAGCGGTGAAGTGCTGCGCGGCGTGGAATACAACAAGCTTTCGGACGACTTCGTCTTCGACAACGAGATCGTGGCGCAGATCTGCTGGCAGGGCCACGAGATCGCCGAGATCACCTGCCCCACCAAGTACTTCGAGGAGGCCAGCAGCATCAACTTCAGCCGCAGTGTCACCTACGGTCTGGGCGTGCTGCGCGTGAGCGGCCGCTACTTTCTGGCGCGCATGGGTCTTCTGAAGTGGGGCATCCTCGGGGCGCGGAAGTAG
- a CDS encoding DMT family transporter — MRSDRPALTPWALMLVLAVIWGSSFILIKRGLYIEGEPVLNPWQLATGRLSIAWLCLAPALFRHAHLLRKHWLPLLGSGLLGNGIPAVLFATGQTRIDSSLSGMLNGLTPLMTLLAGAAFFGTRMRSVHLVGILLGLAGATGLILLKESDGLPAWSIYALLPILGAVCYGFSGNIVKHHLYGLPPMAISVLALTWVGPLSIVLALNSGLPEVLREHPQGLFAFGHVVVLAVMSSALALVLWNRLLKMTTALWASSVTYLMPLVAVGWGMADGEGFTWGMAGMAALVLAAIYLVNAGEKAEG; from the coding sequence ATGCGCAGCGACCGACCCGCGTTGACCCCCTGGGCGCTGATGCTGGTGCTGGCCGTGATCTGGGGCAGTTCCTTCATCCTCATCAAGCGTGGCCTCTACATCGAGGGAGAACCTGTGCTGAACCCCTGGCAACTGGCCACAGGACGCCTGTCCATCGCCTGGCTCTGCCTCGCTCCCGCCCTTTTCCGCCATGCGCATCTGCTTCGAAAGCACTGGCTGCCCCTGCTGGGTTCGGGCCTGCTGGGCAATGGCATCCCGGCGGTGCTCTTCGCCACGGGACAGACGCGCATCGACAGCTCGCTCAGTGGCATGCTGAATGGCCTGACGCCGCTGATGACCCTGCTCGCTGGCGCGGCCTTCTTCGGTACCCGGATGCGAAGCGTGCACCTTGTGGGCATCCTGCTCGGCCTGGCCGGTGCCACCGGACTGATCCTGCTGAAGGAAAGCGACGGCCTGCCCGCTTGGTCGATCTATGCACTGCTGCCCATTCTAGGAGCCGTGTGCTACGGCTTCAGCGGCAACATCGTGAAGCACCACCTCTATGGCCTGCCGCCCATGGCGATCTCCGTACTGGCGCTCACCTGGGTGGGTCCGCTGTCCATCGTGCTCGCGCTGAACAGCGGGCTCCCGGAAGTGCTGCGGGAACACCCGCAGGGGCTTTTCGCCTTCGGGCACGTGGTGGTGCTGGCGGTGATGAGTTCCGCCCTGGCCCTGGTGCTTTGGAATCGCCTGCTGAAGATGACCACCGCCCTGTGGGCCTCGTCGGTGACCTACCTGATGCCCTTGGTGGCCGTGGGCTGGGGCATGGCCGATGGCGAAGGCTTCACCTGGGGCATGGCCGGTATGGCGGCGCTGGTGCTCGCGGCCATCTATCTGGTGAACGCCGGCGAAAAGGCGGAAGGTTGA
- a CDS encoding polysaccharide biosynthesis C-terminal domain-containing protein — protein sequence MQRLFLSNLLLLLVLNLLVKPFYILGIDAGVQQAVGSASYGGYAALLSLSFLLNIVLDLGITNYNTRNIAQHGQLMAKYLGGMAGVRALLMVFYALLTVGAAWLLGYRDAALGMLGWLVLNQALAASILYLRSNIAGAQRFRQDALLSVLDRLLLIGLVGWLLWGRASGTPFRIEWFVYAQTAAYGATLIAALLLTLRLSGRVRPRWRPAFGWMVVRQSLPYALLILLMTFYYRTDMLMLERMLPDGDTEAGIYAQGFRFFEAFNMLGFLVAGLLLPMFSRMLKEGEDVAPLAMLAFRLVLAGALAVAVFAWPHAREVMDLRYAEHTERSAPAFALLMACFVAVCVSYVFGTLLTARGDLGLLNRMAAAGAVLNIGLNALLIPRWQAEGAAWASLLTQGATAVVQVVLAVRAFRMQAPWGVILRAMFYAAGLLAMVLVARHLGLALGWSFAIHVPMAVALAFLVRCVRMADLRMAFTMAPARGGQRIR from the coding sequence ATGCAACGCCTCTTCCTTTCCAACCTGCTGTTGTTGCTGGTGCTGAACCTGCTGGTGAAGCCCTTCTACATCCTGGGCATCGATGCCGGGGTGCAGCAGGCCGTGGGCAGCGCGTCCTACGGCGGTTACGCGGCCTTGCTCAGTCTGAGCTTCCTGCTGAACATCGTTTTGGATCTGGGCATCACCAACTACAACACGCGCAACATCGCCCAGCACGGCCAGCTCATGGCCAAGTACCTCGGTGGCATGGCCGGCGTGCGCGCGCTGCTCATGGTGTTCTATGCCCTGCTCACCGTGGGGGCGGCCTGGCTGCTGGGCTATCGCGATGCGGCCCTGGGCATGTTGGGCTGGCTGGTGTTGAACCAGGCGCTGGCCGCGAGCATCCTCTACTTGCGCAGCAACATCGCCGGGGCCCAGCGATTCCGGCAGGATGCCCTGCTGAGCGTGCTGGACCGCCTGTTGCTCATCGGTCTTGTGGGCTGGCTGCTCTGGGGCCGCGCCTCGGGCACCCCCTTCCGCATCGAATGGTTCGTCTACGCTCAGACCGCGGCATACGGGGCCACGTTGATCGCCGCGCTGTTGCTCACGCTTCGGCTCAGTGGCCGGGTGCGGCCCAGGTGGCGACCCGCATTCGGCTGGATGGTGGTGCGGCAGAGCCTGCCTTATGCCCTGCTCATTCTGCTGATGACCTTCTACTACCGCACGGACATGCTCATGCTGGAGCGCATGCTGCCCGATGGCGACACCGAGGCGGGCATCTACGCGCAGGGATTCCGCTTTTTCGAGGCCTTCAACATGCTGGGCTTCCTGGTGGCCGGCCTGCTGCTGCCCATGTTCAGCCGCATGCTGAAGGAGGGAGAGGACGTGGCGCCGCTGGCCATGCTCGCCTTCCGGCTGGTGCTGGCAGGAGCATTGGCCGTGGCGGTCTTCGCCTGGCCGCATGCCCGCGAGGTGATGGATCTGCGCTATGCCGAGCATACCGAACGCAGCGCACCGGCCTTCGCCCTGCTCATGGCCTGCTTCGTGGCGGTTTGTGTGAGCTACGTTTTCGGCACGCTGCTCACCGCACGCGGCGATCTGGGACTGCTGAACCGCATGGCCGCGGCGGGCGCCGTGTTGAACATCGGCCTCAATGCGTTGCTCATCCCGCGCTGGCAGGCCGAAGGCGCGGCATGGGCCAGCCTCCTCACGCAGGGAGCCACCGCCGTGGTGCAGGTGGTGCTCGCCGTGCGGGCCTTCCGCATGCAGGCACCCTGGGGCGTGATCCTCCGTGCGATGTTCTATGCGGCCGGGCTCCTGGCGATGGTCCTCGTGGCGCGCCACCTGGGTCTTGCCCTGGGCTGGTCCTTCGCCATTCATGTGCCCATGGCCGTCGCACTCGCTTTCCTCGTCCGCTGCGTGCGCATGGCCGATCTGCGCATGGCGTTCACCATGGCCCCGGCGCGTGGTGGACAACGCATCCGCTGA
- a CDS encoding ABC transporter permease: MGIVFHIGRYFLLIRDTFSRPERMRLYWKRTLEEMDLLGVKSLGIVALLSVFMGAVITIQTSSNIDAAWIPSYVVGFTARQSTILEFSPTIISLILAGKVGSNIAAEIGSMRVKEQIDALDIMGVNSAGYLILPKIVASMLMNPFLVMISMFLSIFGGWLAGVGTGIVSSVDYIQGIQWDFDPYTVTYALIKTVVFAFIIATVAAYQGYYTRGGTREVGISSTRAVVYSNVVILIANYALTQMLLI, translated from the coding sequence ATGGGCATCGTCTTCCACATCGGCCGCTACTTCCTGCTGATCCGCGACACGTTTTCGCGGCCGGAGCGCATGCGCCTTTATTGGAAGCGAACCCTGGAGGAGATGGACCTGCTCGGTGTGAAGAGTCTGGGCATCGTGGCGTTGTTGTCTGTCTTCATGGGCGCGGTGATCACGATCCAGACCAGTTCCAACATCGATGCGGCCTGGATCCCCAGCTACGTGGTGGGCTTCACCGCCCGCCAGAGCACCATCCTGGAGTTCAGCCCCACGATCATCTCCCTGATCCTGGCGGGCAAGGTGGGTTCCAACATCGCCGCGGAGATCGGCTCCATGCGTGTGAAGGAGCAGATCGACGCGCTGGACATCATGGGTGTGAACTCGGCGGGCTACCTCATCCTGCCCAAGATCGTGGCCTCCATGCTCATGAACCCCTTCCTGGTGATGATCAGCATGTTCCTGAGCATCTTCGGCGGCTGGCTCGCGGGGGTGGGCACGGGCATCGTCAGTTCGGTGGACTACATCCAGGGCATCCAGTGGGATTTCGATCCCTACACCGTCACCTACGCCCTGATCAAGACGGTGGTCTTCGCCTTCATCATCGCCACGGTGGCGGCCTACCAGGGCTACTACACCAGGGGTGGCACGCGCGAGGTGGGCATCAGCAGCACGCGGGCGGTGGTCTACAGCAATGTGGTGATCCTGATCGCCAACTACGCCCTCACCCAGATGTTGCTGATATGA
- a CDS encoding ATP-binding cassette domain-containing protein — protein MIQVEGLSKRFGELQVLTDINANFAKGQVNQVIGKSGSGKSVLAKCIVGLHRPEEGRVLYEGRSFHEMDEKEKRGIRQEIGMLFQGSALFDSMTVLENVMFPLSMFGEMPRSEMADRAHDCLKRVNIIDKDGLFPAQISGGMQKRVGIARAIAMNPKYLFCDEPNSGLDPQTSILIDDLIKEITEEYDMTTIVITHDMNSVMETGENIIFIHQGRKWWEGDRQALLNSDNPELNEFVFAGSLMRQVKQAMERG, from the coding sequence ATGATCCAGGTGGAGGGCCTCAGCAAAAGGTTCGGCGAGCTCCAGGTGCTCACGGACATCAACGCCAACTTCGCCAAGGGCCAGGTGAATCAGGTGATCGGCAAGAGCGGGTCGGGCAAGAGTGTGCTGGCCAAGTGCATCGTGGGCCTGCACAGACCCGAGGAGGGCCGTGTGCTCTATGAAGGCCGGTCCTTCCACGAGATGGACGAGAAGGAGAAGCGCGGCATCCGCCAGGAGATCGGGATGCTCTTCCAGGGCTCGGCGCTCTTCGACAGCATGACCGTGCTGGAGAACGTGATGTTCCCGCTGAGCATGTTCGGTGAAATGCCGCGCAGCGAGATGGCCGACCGGGCCCACGATTGCCTCAAACGGGTGAACATCATCGACAAGGATGGGCTGTTCCCCGCCCAGATCAGCGGTGGCATGCAGAAGCGCGTCGGCATCGCCCGCGCCATCGCCATGAACCCCAAGTACCTCTTCTGCGACGAGCCCAACAGCGGCCTCGATCCACAGACGAGCATCCTCATCGACGACCTGATCAAGGAGATCACCGAGGAATACGACATGACCACCATCGTCATCACCCACGACATGAACTCGGTGATGGAGACGGGCGAGAACATCATCTTCATCCACCAGGGCCGCAAGTGGTGGGAGGGCGATCGCCAGGCGCTGCTGAACAGCGACAATCCCGAACTGAATGAGTTCGTATTCGCCGGCTCGCTCATGCGGCAGGTGAAGCAGGCGATGGAGAGGGGGTGA
- a CDS encoding T9SS type A sorting domain-containing protein, translating to MKRSYASILAILFAGGTVLAQSKALNGPHIPIQNRVAPSLDRGIPEAPAERGGGGGALWSDDLSDPSTWVTGNFPNTPPVPWQIGVGLQCTGDYPIATIQSTTYDNGCAMIDSDAFNNNSGIAESSHMTTAAPIDLSGYPYVVLEFESFYRKWTNEECYVVISTNNTDWPALTPQTDISGMPNVFHVWPGMEVQAPVNNPTKVRINISQAAGGQSQVWVRFHWTGVWGYAWFVDDVAIVEQPENDVVMNSALVSQVATGEQYGRIPANQLGTTLQVGGEYMNFGYAQQTGVTVNMQLLDPQSNVVASANVNAGTMASGQTALMDQSVNIPTLAPGLYSAVFTVTSDQEQSGVNFANNVYIRTMEVNPLRFSLDGLGNHPPGYESVGSLGTNSFTDGSDGFMMFAYYDVRTPMYVTGLEVAITTTSVPGALLYGTLHHEDNILNDQVTSPIDETVGYDLTAGDVTNGILTLAFDFPVLLQPGPYYAGVEMYSNGNVSDVRILNDLTATQPALSSLIYIPNDQVYTNGNAAAIRLVTDPTISVAELDATLGVSLFPNPTNGILNFRSDGTENHLVEVLDPTGRLVRTERIAGSGIIDLAGHASGVYLVRVSTLSATATQRITLH from the coding sequence ATGAAAAGATCATACGCTTCGATCCTGGCGATCCTTTTCGCTGGCGGTACCGTGCTGGCGCAATCCAAAGCCCTGAATGGCCCGCACATTCCCATCCAGAACCGGGTGGCCCCCTCGCTTGACCGCGGCATCCCCGAAGCACCCGCGGAACGCGGTGGCGGAGGCGGCGCCCTGTGGTCCGACGATCTCTCCGATCCCAGCACCTGGGTCACCGGCAATTTCCCCAACACGCCGCCTGTGCCATGGCAGATCGGTGTGGGTCTGCAATGCACAGGCGATTATCCCATCGCCACCATACAGAGCACGACCTACGACAACGGCTGCGCAATGATCGATTCCGATGCCTTCAACAACAACTCTGGCATCGCCGAAAGCAGCCACATGACCACGGCGGCACCGATCGATCTCTCGGGCTATCCGTACGTGGTGCTCGAGTTCGAGTCATTCTACCGCAAGTGGACCAACGAGGAGTGCTACGTGGTGATCAGCACCAACAACACGGATTGGCCGGCCCTCACCCCGCAGACCGATATCAGCGGCATGCCCAACGTTTTCCACGTGTGGCCCGGCATGGAAGTCCAGGCGCCCGTGAACAACCCCACCAAGGTGCGCATCAACATCTCGCAGGCCGCCGGCGGGCAATCCCAGGTGTGGGTGCGCTTCCATTGGACCGGTGTGTGGGGCTATGCCTGGTTCGTGGATGACGTGGCCATCGTGGAACAGCCCGAGAACGATGTGGTGATGAACAGCGCCTTAGTGAGCCAGGTGGCCACCGGCGAACAATACGGCCGCATCCCCGCCAACCAGCTCGGCACCACGCTGCAGGTGGGCGGCGAGTACATGAACTTCGGCTATGCCCAACAGACCGGCGTGACCGTGAACATGCAACTGCTGGATCCGCAGAGCAACGTGGTGGCCAGTGCCAACGTGAATGCCGGTACGATGGCCTCGGGCCAGACCGCACTCATGGACCAGTCGGTGAACATCCCCACCCTTGCACCCGGCCTCTACTCCGCGGTATTCACCGTGACCAGCGATCAGGAACAGAGCGGTGTGAACTTCGCCAACAACGTCTACATCCGGACCATGGAGGTGAACCCGCTGCGCTTCTCGCTGGATGGGCTGGGCAACCACCCGCCAGGCTATGAGTCGGTCGGTTCTCTTGGCACCAACAGCTTTACCGATGGCAGTGATGGCTTCATGATGTTCGCCTATTACGATGTGCGAACCCCGATGTACGTGACCGGCCTGGAAGTGGCGATCACCACCACCAGCGTGCCGGGGGCGCTGCTTTATGGCACGCTGCACCACGAGGACAACATCCTCAACGACCAGGTGACCTCGCCCATCGATGAGACCGTTGGCTACGACCTCACTGCGGGGGATGTGACCAACGGCATCCTCACACTGGCCTTCGACTTCCCCGTGCTTCTGCAACCCGGCCCCTACTACGCCGGCGTGGAGATGTACAGCAACGGCAACGTCAGCGATGTGCGCATCCTGAACGATCTCACCGCCACGCAACCTGCGCTGTCCAGCCTCATCTACATCCCCAACGACCAGGTCTACACCAACGGCAACGCGGCGGCCATCCGCCTCGTCACCGACCCCACGATCTCCGTGGCCGAGTTGGACGCCACCCTGGGCGTGAGCCTGTTCCCCAACCCCACGAATGGCATCCTGAACTTCCGCTCGGATGGCACGGAGAACCACCTGGTGGAGGTGCTTGACCCCACGGGCCGCCTGGTGCGGACCGAGCGTATCGCGGGCAGCGGCATCATCGATCTCGCGGGCCACGCGAGCGGTGTTTACCTGGTGCGCGTTTCCACGCTCAGCGCCACCGCCACGCAGCGCATCACGCTGCACTGA
- a CDS encoding T9SS type A sorting domain-containing protein has product MTLRYTSILPLLAVAATVHAQRPQIQIQPVLSHWEEAELPWGQNNASRDGMAKAGGDVLFYENFANGLAGNTPLGAWTTTGPHGSTWLYDTDGPNGDFSSTAERIQSASVANGFMIFDSNLANNGCVNTNSCVTWDGYLVSPVMDLSTTPYAHLEWTQRLRWCCSGASGHFVDVSTDGGATWPTRIEAIKDQFVNLDPGTYTMRVNLHSFIASNPGNVRIRWAHEGSATGNLSHYHWQIDDVYVYESYDNDVGLVDPRIANFVVFDSFTDVLPYTIYPYSQLRPLSLGSPVRNEGSNVANNVALDLQVLDPANAPVFNADPSVASLAQAVVTNNLRSDFTPPAVEGEYKVNYNLSMSVPDERTVDNTAERRFRVSPGIYAYDNNARDNAYDRAQSGGQWPEYHAGNLYWIENTATAHGVQIALARAAGATPGTQVGAAFDGVIYRFDTDPPQIVGETDIVAVQNTAELTPNGQAIFYDLDLLAPIQLEAGVEYAVCVRTYGGDLRTRVATSGFALPVSSIVYHPNVTTWFYLNFIPMVRLRMTPSNVSVEEMDMAAGFGLGQNMPNPTSDVTTIPYVLERPGNVSFQMHDLSGKLVMENFFGTQGAGDYRMDIDTGLLPQGMYTYTLTVDGARSTKRMAVVR; this is encoded by the coding sequence ATGACCCTACGATACACTTCGATACTGCCTTTGCTGGCGGTGGCCGCCACGGTCCATGCGCAGCGCCCGCAGATCCAGATCCAACCCGTGCTCTCCCATTGGGAGGAGGCGGAACTGCCCTGGGGCCAGAACAACGCTTCGCGCGATGGCATGGCCAAGGCCGGTGGTGACGTGCTCTTCTACGAGAACTTCGCGAACGGCCTGGCGGGCAACACACCCCTTGGCGCCTGGACCACAACAGGTCCGCACGGTTCCACCTGGCTTTATGACACCGACGGCCCCAATGGCGATTTCAGCAGCACCGCAGAACGCATCCAGAGCGCATCGGTGGCCAATGGCTTCATGATCTTCGACAGCAACCTGGCCAACAACGGCTGTGTGAACACCAACAGCTGTGTCACTTGGGATGGCTACCTGGTGTCGCCCGTGATGGATCTGAGCACCACGCCTTATGCGCACTTGGAGTGGACCCAACGCCTGCGTTGGTGCTGCTCGGGCGCTTCGGGCCACTTTGTGGATGTGAGCACCGACGGCGGCGCCACCTGGCCCACGCGCATAGAGGCGATCAAGGACCAGTTCGTGAACCTGGACCCCGGCACTTACACGATGCGTGTGAACCTGCACTCCTTCATCGCCTCCAACCCCGGCAACGTGCGCATCCGTTGGGCACATGAAGGTTCGGCCACAGGCAACTTGAGCCACTACCACTGGCAGATCGACGATGTATATGTGTACGAGAGCTACGACAATGATGTGGGTCTGGTGGATCCCCGGATCGCCAACTTCGTGGTGTTCGACTCCTTCACCGATGTGCTGCCCTACACGATCTATCCTTACAGCCAGCTGCGCCCGCTTAGCCTTGGCAGCCCCGTGCGCAACGAGGGTTCCAACGTCGCCAACAACGTGGCGCTCGACCTGCAGGTGCTCGATCCGGCGAACGCCCCTGTCTTCAACGCCGATCCTTCCGTGGCCAGCCTCGCCCAGGCGGTGGTGACGAACAACCTCCGCTCGGACTTCACACCTCCGGCTGTGGAAGGCGAGTACAAGGTGAACTACAACCTGAGCATGAGCGTGCCCGATGAGCGCACGGTGGACAACACGGCTGAGCGCCGCTTCCGCGTATCGCCCGGCATCTATGCGTACGACAACAACGCACGCGACAATGCCTATGACCGCGCACAAAGCGGTGGCCAATGGCCGGAGTACCACGCGGGCAACCTGTACTGGATCGAGAATACGGCCACCGCGCATGGGGTGCAGATCGCCTTGGCACGTGCGGCAGGGGCCACTCCCGGCACCCAGGTGGGCGCCGCTTTCGACGGGGTGATCTACCGCTTCGACACCGATCCCCCGCAGATCGTGGGCGAGACGGACATCGTGGCCGTGCAGAACACCGCCGAACTCACGCCCAATGGACAGGCCATCTTCTACGACCTGGACCTGCTCGCACCGATACAGTTGGAGGCGGGGGTCGAATACGCCGTGTGCGTGCGCACTTATGGCGGCGACCTGCGCACCCGCGTGGCCACCAGCGGCTTCGCGCTCCCGGTGTCTTCCATCGTGTACCACCCCAACGTCACCACCTGGTTCTACCTGAACTTCATCCCCATGGTGCGTCTGCGCATGACACCATCGAACGTCTCGGTGGAGGAAATGGACATGGCCGCCGGTTTCGGCCTGGGCCAGAACATGCCCAACCCCACCAGCGATGTGACCACCATACCCTACGTGCTGGAGCGTCCTGGGAACGTATCCTTCCAGATGCACGACCTCAGCGGCAAGCTGGTGATGGAGAACTTCTTCGGCACCCAAGGCGCGGGCGACTACCGCATGGACATCGACACGGGTTTGCTGCCGCAAGGCATGTACACCTACACGCTGACCGTGGATGGTGCGCGCAGCACCAAGCGGATGGCCGTGGTACGCTGA